In Anaerolineae bacterium, the following are encoded in one genomic region:
- a CDS encoding sigma-70 family RNA polymerase sigma factor: MIQELMNRADQQGYVTFEDVLEVLGEDGDDVTAIEALLDELDELGIELRQHDEQQFTATGFDPDSEEEFVAEEHLTDPSVGDINAVSADDPVGLYFRQMAQEPLLTAEEEIELAKRIERGKDAQSKLEQLSRNCNPTLRRELSLLVEDGQAAREHLGRANTRLVVSIAKRYMGQGLPFPDLIQEGNVGLMRAVDKYDYKRGNRFSTYATWWIRQAITRALAQKTRTIRIPLHMTERIRQMYRTAQVLEQNLGRRPTPEEIAAEMDLPPEAVRSMMDASQHAIALERPVGDDGDSEFGDFIEDQDSPSPLESATQHLLQETIEEVLAELTPRQSHILRLRFGLGGGEPHTLEEIANKFGLSRERIRQLEKEALRRLRHPKLAHNLRDYLS, from the coding sequence GTGATCCAAGAACTGATGAATCGTGCCGATCAGCAGGGCTATGTCACCTTTGAGGATGTACTGGAAGTACTGGGCGAGGATGGCGACGACGTAACCGCGATTGAGGCGCTACTGGATGAGCTGGATGAGCTGGGGATTGAGCTGAGGCAGCACGACGAACAGCAGTTCACCGCCACGGGGTTTGACCCCGATAGCGAAGAAGAATTCGTCGCTGAAGAGCATCTGACCGACCCCAGTGTAGGCGACATCAATGCGGTATCCGCCGATGACCCGGTCGGTCTCTACTTCCGCCAGATGGCTCAGGAGCCGCTCCTGACGGCGGAAGAGGAAATTGAACTGGCCAAACGCATCGAGCGCGGCAAAGACGCCCAGTCTAAACTGGAGCAACTGAGCCGCAACTGCAACCCGACTCTGCGCCGCGAACTGAGCCTGCTCGTCGAAGACGGCCAGGCCGCCCGCGAACACCTGGGCCGGGCTAACACGCGTCTGGTCGTTTCCATCGCCAAGCGTTATATGGGGCAGGGCCTGCCCTTCCCGGACCTGATCCAGGAAGGCAACGTCGGGCTGATGCGCGCCGTAGATAAGTACGACTACAAGCGCGGCAACCGCTTCAGCACCTATGCCACCTGGTGGATCCGCCAGGCGATCACCCGCGCCCTGGCCCAGAAAACGCGCACCATCCGTATCCCGTTGCATATGACCGAGCGCATCCGCCAGATGTACCGCACCGCCCAGGTGCTGGAACAGAACCTCGGTCGCCGGCCCACGCCAGAAGAGATCGCCGCTGAGATGGATCTGCCGCCGGAAGCTGTCCGTAGCATGATGGATGCCAGCCAGCACGCCATCGCCCTGGAGCGCCCGGTGGGCGACGACGGCGATAGCGAGTTCGGCGACTTCATCGAAGATCAGGACAGCCCCAGCCCGCTTGAATCGGCCACGCAGCACCTGCTGCAGGAAACGATCGAGGAGGTGCTGGCCGAGCTGACCCCGCGCCAGAGCCATATCCTGCGCCTGCGCTTCGGCCTGGGCGGCGGCGAGCCGCACACGCTGGAGGAGATCGCCAACAAGTTCGGCCTCAGCCGGGAGCGTATCCGCCAGCTGGAAAAGGAAGCGTTGCGTCGCCTGCGTCATCCCAAACTGGCCCATAACCTGCGTGACTACCTGAGCTAA
- a CDS encoding branched-chain amino acid transaminase, whose product MAGLPKYAFFEGKIVPFSEANVSIATHALHYGTGAFGGLRGYWNADKEELYIFRPIDHFTRLLGSSKMLRMDLPYTPAQLVDILTELLRTENMREDCYIRPLIYKATPTIGVRLHNLDDQLAIFALPFGQYLEKEEGLHVTISSWRRIDDNAIPARGKITGAYINSALIVSDAKAAGFDDALVLNEDGHIAEAAAANFFIVRDGVAITPPITANILEGITRRTVIQLLREELGVEVVERNIDRTELYICDEAFSCGTGYQVAAVTRVDYRNIGTGVMGPLTSRLRDLYFDVVRGRKAKYTSWLVPVYHPLKEPVH is encoded by the coding sequence GTGGCCGGCTTACCGAAGTACGCTTTCTTTGAAGGCAAGATCGTCCCCTTCAGCGAAGCCAACGTCAGCATTGCCACGCACGCCCTGCATTATGGTACGGGTGCATTCGGCGGCCTGCGGGGGTACTGGAATGCCGACAAAGAAGAACTCTACATCTTCCGCCCCATCGACCACTTTACCCGGTTACTGGGGTCGTCCAAGATGCTGCGCATGGATCTGCCCTACACCCCGGCGCAACTCGTCGACATCCTGACGGAACTGCTGCGCACCGAGAACATGCGCGAAGACTGCTACATTCGCCCGCTGATCTACAAGGCGACCCCGACCATTGGCGTCCGCCTGCACAACCTGGATGACCAGCTCGCCATATTTGCCCTGCCCTTCGGCCAGTACCTGGAGAAGGAAGAAGGGCTGCATGTCACGATCTCCTCATGGCGGCGGATTGACGACAACGCCATCCCCGCCCGCGGCAAGATCACCGGCGCGTATATCAATTCGGCCCTGATCGTCAGTGATGCCAAGGCCGCCGGGTTTGACGACGCCCTTGTCCTCAACGAGGATGGGCACATCGCGGAAGCTGCCGCGGCCAACTTCTTCATCGTCCGGGACGGTGTAGCGATCACCCCGCCGATCACCGCCAACATCCTGGAAGGGATCACCCGCCGGACGGTGATCCAGCTCCTGCGGGAGGAACTGGGCGTTGAGGTGGTCGAGCGCAACATCGACCGCACCGAGCTGTACATCTGCGACGAAGCGTTCTCCTGCGGCACGGGTTACCAGGTCGCCGCCGTGACCCGCGTCGACTACCGTAATATCGGCACCGGCGTGATGGGGCCGCTGACCAGCCGCCTGCGCGACCTGTACTTCGATGTCGTGCGCGGGCGCAAAGCCAAGTACACTTCCTGGCTGGTGCCGGTGTACCACCCGCTAAAGGAACCAGTCCACTAA